Proteins from one Pagrus major chromosome 1, Pma_NU_1.0 genomic window:
- the LOC141004348 gene encoding B-cell receptor CD22-like yields MSLTAAASGFVVVLLSVSVIQGQYGWGVTYRSTEICALKGSTVDIRCTYRYPPRTLSGYTTVVKAFWFAKMNRNEPVDLKTDPEYSGRVQYICSNNDCTLRITHLRESDSAKYTFRFITDQERGKYTGSPGVTLSVTVTEPPKVQVHRSLSTTSLMCVSSCYGPTSFIWFKNGEKIHENSWYRYPGDGGHADKYTCAVRGCEKFPSPPVYAPIRPSVSVSPSVSVSPSAEILEGSSVTLTCSSDANPAATYTWYKKNGDPDLQPLSKKTQLVFSSIQSSDSGEYHCTAENELGRRTSEYISINVTYAPKLPSVSLSPSAEIVEGSSVTLTCSSDANPAANYTWYKKNEDSPKTSGQIFTITDFRAEHSGNYSCEAQNRRGRNKTTVHLTVAVNSTMIMNIIRVTVVVLMLIPLLVLNLWIRKKKTLSSTTEPQEPVEMTELDSCPAYEDVSDFTAAQTEDTEQQEDML; encoded by the exons TGATACAGGGTCAGTATGGCTGGGGAGTGACTTACAGGTCTACTGAGATCTGTGCCTTAAAAGGATCAACAGTGGACATAAGATGCACCTACAGATACCCACCCAGAACACTTTCCGGTTATACTACAGTTGTGAAAGCATTCTGGTTTGCTAAAATGAATAGAAATGAACCGGTGGATCTGAAAACAGACCCAGAGTATTCAGGTCGTGTGCAGTATATCTGTAGTAACAACGACTGCACTCTGAGAAtcacacacctgagagagagcgaCTCAGCTAAGTACACGTTCAGATTCATTACAGACCAAGAACGTGGGAAATATACTGGTTCACCTGGAGTCACTTTGTCTGTCACAG TTACAGAGCCTCCCAAGGTGCAGGTGCATCGATCACTTTCAACCACTTCCCTGATGTGTGTCAGCAGTTGTTATGGTCCCACTTCCTTCATCTGGTTCAAGAATGGAGAGAAAATCCATGAAAATTCCTGGTATCGCTATCCAGGTGACGGTGGTCATGCAGACAAGTACACCTGTGCTGTCAGAGGTTGTGAGAAGTTCCCATCTCCTCCAGTGT ATGCTCCGATAcgtccctctgtgtcagtgagtccctcagtgtcagtgagtccctctgctgagatactggagggcagttcagtgactctgacctgtagcagtgatgctaacccagcagctacttacacctggtacaagaagaatggagatccagaccttcaacctctcagtaaaaaaacacagcttgtcttcagctccatccagtCCTCTGACTCTGGAGAGTATCACTGTACAGCTGAGAACGAGCTGGGGAGGAGGACGTCTGAATACATCTCTATTAATGTGACAT atgctccaaagcttccctctgtgtcactgagtccctctgctgagatagtggagggcagttcagtgactctgacctgtagcagtgatgctaacccagcagctaactaCACCTGGTACAAGAAGAATGAAGACTCACCAAAAACATCAGGACAGATCTTCACCATCactgacttcagagctgaacacagtggGAATTATTCCTGTGAAGCCcagaacagaagaggaagaaataaaaccaCCGTACATCTGACTGTGGCAG TGAATTCAACAATGATAATGAACATCATCAGGGTGACTGTGGTGGTCTTGATGCTGATTCCTCTTCTTGTCCTGAATCTGTGGATCAG gaagaagaaaactctGAGCTCCACCACTGAACCACAAGAACCTGTCGAGATGAcagag CTGGACTCTTGTCCTGCGTATGAGGACGTCTCAGACTtcactgcagcacagacagaagacacagagcagcaggaagacaTGCTGTGA